Proteins from a genomic interval of Chanodichthys erythropterus isolate Z2021 chromosome 6, ASM2448905v1, whole genome shotgun sequence:
- the arpc4l gene encoding actin related protein 2/3 complex, subunit 4, like, whose protein sequence is MTATLRPYLNAVRATLQAALCLENFSSQVVERHNKPEVEVRSSKELLLQPVVISRNDKEKVLIEGSINSVRVSIAVKQADEIEKILCHKFMRFMMMRAENFFILRRKPVEGYDISFLITNFHTEQMYKHKLVDFVIHFMEEIDKEISEMKLSVNARARIVAEEFLKNF, encoded by the exons ATG ACGGCAACATTGCGACCCTACCTGAATGCGGTGCGCGCCACTCTTCAAGCAGCCCTGTGTCTGGAGAACTTCTCCTCTCAGGTTGTGGAGCGACACAACAAACCTGAGGTGGAGGTTAG GAGCAGCAAAGAGCTTCTGTTGCAGCCGGTGGTCATAAGCCGCAATGACAAGGAGAAGGTCCTGATCGAGGGGTCTATAAACTCAGTGAGAGTCAGCATTGCTGTCAAACAG GCCGATGAGATTGAGAAGATCCTGTGCCATAAATTTATGAGGTTCATGATGATGCGAGCTGAGAACTTCTTCATCCTGCGGAGGAAACCTGTTGAG GGCTATGACATCAGCTTCCTCATCACCAACTTCCACACAGAGCAGATGTATAAACACAAGCTGGTGGACTTTGTCATCCATTTCATGGAGGAGATCGACAAGGAGATCAGCGAGATGAAGCTGTCGGTGAACGCCCGGGCCCGAATTGTCGCAGAGGAGTTCCTCAAGAAC TTCTGA
- the hmces gene encoding abasic site processing protein HMCES — translation MCGRTACTLAPHELSRASRYRDRTGQRHRPRWKDGDTDKYRPSYNKSPQSFSPVLLSNRHFNKDAPVDECVLAAMRWGLVPAWFKENDPNKMQYNTSNCRSESLLEKKSYKDPLLKGQRCVILADGFYEWRRLEKEKQPFFIYFPQSQGGQVPSQQSTQQLKCDQSLDQGESDQDDSDWAGWRLLTIAGLFDSWTPPCGGEALYTYTVITVDAAANLQSIHDRMPAVLDGEDEVRRWLDFGEVKSLEAMKLLQPKSSLTFHPVSSLVNNSRNNSPECLQPVDPTIKKTVQPTASSKMMMSWLKTASPTKRKNTDEDTSAKGPEEKLEAVKQTKPAGTLQQWLLGTSSNKKPRT, via the exons ATGTGCGGGAGAACGGCTTGCACTCTTGCGCCGCATGAGCTCAGTCGTGCGTCGCGGTATCGAGACCGAACAGGACAACGACACAGACCCCGGTGGAAGGATGGAGACACCGACAAATACCGTCCCTCATACAACAAGAGTCCTCAATCCTTCAGTCCTGTGCTGCTGTCCAACAGACACTTCAACAAG GATGCCCCTGTAGATGAGTGTGTGTTGGCAGCGATGCGCTGGGGTCTCGTCCCAGCATGGTTCAAAGAGAATGACCCCAATAAGATGCAGTACAACACCTCTAACTGTCGCAGTGAGAGCCTGCTAGAAAAGAAGTCTTACAAG GATCCTCTTCTGAAAGGCCAGCGCTGTGTCATTCTAGCTGATGGCTTCTACGAATGGAGGCGACTGGAGAAAGAGAAACAGCCTTTCTTCATATATTTCCCACAAAGCCAAGGAGGACAAGTGCCCAGTCAACAAAGTACACAGCAACTGAAATGTGACCAAAGTTTGGACCAGGGCGAG AGCGATCAAGATGACAGTGACTGGGCCGGGTGGCGACTGCTGACAATAGCAGGTCTCTTTGACTCCTGGACTCCTCCTTGTGGTGGAGAGGCGTTGTACACTTACACTGTTATTACTGTAGATGCCGCTGCAAATCTTCAAAGCATCCATGACAG GATGCCGGCTGTGTTGGACGGAGAGGATGAGGTAAGACGATGGTTGGACTTTGGAGAAGTGAAGTCACTGGAAGCCATGAAATTACTTCAGCCGAAATCCTCTCTGACCTTTCACCCTGTCTCGTCACTGGTCAACAATTCCCGCAACAACTCCCCAGAGTGTCTGCAGCCTGTAGACCCCACGATTAAGAAG ACCGTTCAACCTACAGCCAGCAGTAAAATGATGATGAGCTGGCTGAAAACTGCCTCACCCACTAAGAGGAAGAATACAGATGAAGATACATCAGCTAAAGGACCTGAAGAAAAGCTTGAAGCAGTGAAGCAGACCAAGCCAGCTGGGACTCTCCAGCAATGGCTGCTGGGAACCAGTTCCAACAAGAAACCAAGGACTTGA
- the tada3l gene encoding transcriptional adapter 3, producing MSELKDCPPLKYYDFKPVDHVKVCPRYTAVLSRSEDDGIGIEELDTLQLELETLLSSASRRLRALEEQRQILTDWQDKKGDKRFLKLGKDPDLAASSRHSKPKKQKLDGKGSHGPGPGPGRPKSKNIQTKVQDFEFEVDPQDIPRNPKNDAPNRFWASVEPYCADITNEEIRVLEELLKPPEDEAEYYKIPALGKHYSQRWAQEDLLEEQREGARANDKKKSMMGPLSELDAKDVDALLKKSESQHEPPDDGCPFGPLTQRLLQALVEENIISPMEDSPIPDIPGKDDGAGTSPRSQGKAFSVPHTRSLEARIREELVSQGLLDSDERQGVGGESEDEVLAELQKRQAELKALTAHNRSRKQELLKLAREEMRKQELRQRVRVADNEVMEAFRRIMAARQKKRTPTKKEKDQAWKALKERESILKLLDG from the exons ATGAGTGAACTGAAGGACTGCCCACCTCTGAAGTACTATGACTTCAAACCTGTGGACCATGTGAAAGTGTGTCCACGCTATACTGCAGTACTCAGCCGCTCAGAAGATGATGGCATTGGCATTGAAGAGCTGGACACGCTTCAGCTGGAGCTGGAAACACTCCTGTCCTCTGCGAGCCGACGTCTCAGAGCGCTGGAAGAACAGAGACAG ATTCTTACAGACTGGCAGGACAAAAAAGGGGACAAAAGATTTTTGAAATTAGGTAAGGATCCAGATCTCGCAGCATCTTCTCGTCATTCCAAGCCCAAAAAACAGAAGCTTGATGGAAAAGGAAGTCATGGTCCCGGACCTGGGCCAGGTAGACCGAAGTCTAAAAACATACAGACCAAGGTTCAGGACTTTGAATTTGAAGTGGACCCCCAAGATATACCCCGCAATCCTAAAAATGATGCTCCCAACAG attCTGGGCCTCGGTGGAGCCATACTGTGCAGACATTACAAATGAAGAGATCAGAGTTCTGGAAGAGCTGCTCAAACCCCCTGAAGATGAAGCTGAGTACTACAAG ATCCCAGCTCTTGGAAAGCACTATTCCCAACGCTGGGCTCAAGAAGACCTGTTGGAGGAGCAAAGAGAGGGAGCCAGAGCCAATGACAAGAAGAAAAGCATGATGGGTCCTCTTTCTGAATTGGATGCTAAAG ATGTAGATGCCCTACTGAAGAAATCAGAGTCTCAGCATGAGCCTCCTGACGATGGCTGTCCCTTTGGCCCTCTTACTCAGCGTCTTCTACAAGCGCTTGTTGAG GAGAACATCATATCTCCTATGGAGGATTCCCCTATTCCAGACATTCCAGGGAAGGATGATGGGGCCGGTACGTCACCTCGTAGTCAGGGTAAAGCCTTCAg TGTGCCTCACACACGCTCTCTGGAGGCTCGTATAAGAGAGGAGCTGGTGTCTCAGGGGCTGCTGGACTCTGATGAGAGGCAAGGTGTCGGAGGAGAATCTGAAGACGAGGTGCTGGCTGAGCTGCAGAAAAGACAAGCTGAACTCAAAGCTCTGACTGCCCATAACCGCTCGCGCAAGCAGGAACTGCTCAA GTTGGCACGGGAAGAGATGCGAAAACAGGAGCTTCGTCAGCGGGTCCGTGTGGCTGATAACGAGGTCATGGAGGCCTTCCGTCGCATCATGGCAGCCAGGCAAAAGAAACGCACTCcaacaaaaaaagagaaagatcaGGCGTGGAAAGCtttaaaagagagagaaagtatTCTCAAACTCTTAGATGGATAA
- the s100p gene encoding calcium-activated potassium channel subunit beta-2 isoform X1 translates to MADAECDGCHTCRGSLCDFSLSQQSFVSASERAAHSGIAGRMFLWAGSKGAQGSERSRTIYQKIREYDILEKRRTVTALKAGEDRAILLGLSMILFSAMMYFVLGITMVRSYSDSVWTEESNCTVLNSGIVAEINCSYSCGSECRKSSRYPCLQVYVSLNATGKVLRLSYNEEAHEANPECFYIPKCRKDHTLMHTIVMNISERLKTHQQVLCYYDPSEQQDSVLLTRLYGRGAIISSLLWPTCTLVGGTLIIAMVKLTQYLSFLCEQISRIKRMGLYPLTGASHTKVCTRKFNGGIQERV, encoded by the exons ttTGTCCCAGCAGTCTTTTGTGAGTGCTTCAGAGAGAGCTGCACACAGTGGAATAGCTGGGAGAATGTTTCTCTGGGCTGGAAGCAAAGGAGCTCAAGGAAGTGAGAGAAG CAGGACCATTTATCAGAAGATCCGCGAGTATGATATTTTGGAGAAGAGGAGGACGGTCACAGCGCTGAAGGCTGGAGAGGACAGAGCCATTCTCTTAGGCCTCAGCATGATCCTTTTCTCTGCCATGATGTACTTTGTGTTGGGCATCACAATGGTGCGCTCTTACTCAGACAG CGTTTGGACAGAGGAGTCAAACTGCACAGTGCTGAACTCTGGTATAGTTGCTGAGATTAACTGCAGCTACAGTTGCGGCTCAGAGTGCCGGAAGAGCTCCAGGTATCCCTGTCTTCAGGTTTACGTCAGTCTGAACGCCACAGGGAAAGTTCTGCGACTGTCATACAATGAGGAGGCCCATGAGGCCAACCCTGAG TGTTTTTACATCCCGAAGTGCCGCAAGGATCATACGCTGATGCACACTATCGTGATGAACATCTCCGAGCGACTGAAGACACACCAACAGGTTTTGTGTTACTACGACCCCTCAGAGCAGCAGGACAGCGTCCTCCTGACACGTCTCTATGGCCGCGGGGCCATCATTAGCTCCCTCCTCTGGCCCACGTGCACGCTGGTGGGGGGCACGCTCATCATCGCAATGGTCAAGCTCACTCAGTACTTGTCCTTCCTGTGCGAGCAGATCAGCCGCATTAAAAG GATGGGTCTCTACCCCTTAACGGGAGCTTCTCACACCAAGGTCTGCACTCGGAAGTTTAATGGTGGCATCCAGGAAAGGGTTTGA
- the s100p gene encoding calcium-activated potassium channel subunit beta-2 isoform X2, producing the protein MADAECDGCHTCRGSLCDFSLSQQSFVSASERAAHSGIAGRMFLWAGSKGAQGSERSRTIYQKIREYDILEKRRTVTALKAGEDRAILLGLSMILFSAMMYFVLGITMVRSYSDSVWTEESNCTVLNSGIVAEINCSYSCGSECRKSSRYPCLQVYVSLNATGKVLRLSYNEEAHEANPECFYIPKCRKDHTLMHTIVMNISERLKTHQQVLCYYDPSEQQDSVLLTRLYGRGAIISSLLWPTCTLVGGTLIIAMVKLTQYLSFLCEQISRIKR; encoded by the exons ttTGTCCCAGCAGTCTTTTGTGAGTGCTTCAGAGAGAGCTGCACACAGTGGAATAGCTGGGAGAATGTTTCTCTGGGCTGGAAGCAAAGGAGCTCAAGGAAGTGAGAGAAG CAGGACCATTTATCAGAAGATCCGCGAGTATGATATTTTGGAGAAGAGGAGGACGGTCACAGCGCTGAAGGCTGGAGAGGACAGAGCCATTCTCTTAGGCCTCAGCATGATCCTTTTCTCTGCCATGATGTACTTTGTGTTGGGCATCACAATGGTGCGCTCTTACTCAGACAG CGTTTGGACAGAGGAGTCAAACTGCACAGTGCTGAACTCTGGTATAGTTGCTGAGATTAACTGCAGCTACAGTTGCGGCTCAGAGTGCCGGAAGAGCTCCAGGTATCCCTGTCTTCAGGTTTACGTCAGTCTGAACGCCACAGGGAAAGTTCTGCGACTGTCATACAATGAGGAGGCCCATGAGGCCAACCCTGAG TGTTTTTACATCCCGAAGTGCCGCAAGGATCATACGCTGATGCACACTATCGTGATGAACATCTCCGAGCGACTGAAGACACACCAACAGGTTTTGTGTTACTACGACCCCTCAGAGCAGCAGGACAGCGTCCTCCTGACACGTCTCTATGGCCGCGGGGCCATCATTAGCTCCCTCCTCTGGCCCACGTGCACGCTGGTGGGGGGCACGCTCATCATCGCAATGGTCAAGCTCACTCAGTACTTGTCCTTCCTGTGCGAGCAGATCAGCCGCATTAAAAGGTGA